From a single Brassica rapa cultivar Chiifu-401-42 chromosome A01, CAAS_Brap_v3.01, whole genome shotgun sequence genomic region:
- the LOC117126876 gene encoding glutathione S-transferase T3-like produces MDSRDPSNPYSDSPSYSYLLHSQNFQYGSFPPSQNYGGGSEIPPFSSQAPEAPAQRENPSVASKERRQWTPADDEVVISVWLNTSKDAVVGNQQKSGTFWKRVAEYYASSPHAKASGEPREWLNLKQRWQKINDYTNKFCGAYAAAERHISSGQSETDVLKAAYDIYFANHQRKFNLEHAWCLLRFEQKWLSLNTPKPTGSGKRKAGEDCPQTSSATIGEQEVRPEGSKAAKARKNNTQGLKSIDEIKTVMELKKDDLMRKENLSKLAILDTLLTKPGTLSEAEEVVKNKLLAQLF; encoded by the coding sequence ATGGATTCAAGGGATCCTTCGAATCCATATAGTGACTCCCCTAGTTATAGCTATCTTCTCCACAGTCAAAACTTCCAGTATGGAAGTTTTCCTCCGAGTCAAAACTATGGAGGAGGATCGGAGATACCTCCTTTTAGTTCACAAGCACCAGAGGCTCCCGCTCAACGTGAAAACCCATCCGTTGCCTCTAAGGAGAGAAGGCAATGGACTCCAGCTGATGACGAGGTTGTAATAAGTGTGTGGCTCAATACATCTAAGGATGCTGTAGTTGGAAATCAACAAAAATCTGGGACGTTTTGGAAACGTGTAGCGGAGTATTATGCATCTAGCCCACATGCGAAAGCGAGTGGTGAACCTAGAGAGTGGCTCAATCTTAAGCAGAGGTGGCAGAAGATTAATGACTACACCAACAAATTCTGTGGTGCTTACGCGGCTGCAGAGAGACACATCAGTTCTGGTCAGAGCGAGACTGATGTCCTCAAGGCGGCTTATGATATTTACTTCGCTAATCATCAAAGGAAATTCAATCTGGAGCATGCCTGGTGTTTGTTAAGGTTTGAGCAGAAGTGGCTCAGTCTTAACACTCCTAAACCGACCGGGAGTGGAAAGCGAAAGGCTGGAGAGGATTGTCCGCAAACATCAAGCGCCACTATTGGTGAGCAAGAGGTGCGTCCAGAGGGTAGCAAGGCTGCTAAAGCTAGAAAGAATAACACTCAAGGTCTAAAATCCATTGATGAGATTAAAACCGTAATGGAGTTGAAGAAGGATGATCTCATGAGGAAGGAGAATTTGTCGAAGCTTGCCATTCTAGACACACTCCTAACTAAGCCAGGAACACTAAGTGAGGCTGAGGAAGTTGTGAAGAACAAGCTGCTCGCTCAGCTTTTctga
- the LOC103831000 gene encoding uncharacterized protein LOC103831000 has product MASSSHYHYHNDDDDNEIDSLVEDFVGNFDDIQEPKKRKQRIYMERFREDGHQKLWNDYFSETPTYNPELFRRRFRMNKSLFLRIVQRLETNIPYFQQGTDCTGRSSLTPLQKCTAAIRQLAYGGAADSLDEYVRLAETTARKSLHKFTAGIISLFGDEYLRQPTQEDLQRLLYIGDQRGFPGMIGSIDCMHWEWKNCLTAWKGMYSRGTEKPTIVLEAVASKVNFYVNGNQYHLAYYLTDGIYPKWATFIQSIRLPQSEKYSLFAKTQEAVRKDVERAFGVLQARFAVVKNPSKLWDKDKIANIMKACIILHNMIVEDERSSYTQYNVREFQESEEDDTFTVTPNSNLGTAMDRRSSVRNRQAHEQLKFDLIEHIWAKFRHIPNNQ; this is encoded by the exons atggCATCTTCTTCTCATTATCACTACcacaatgatgatgatgataatgaaatTGATTCCTTAGTTGAAGATTTTGTTGGAAACTTTGATGATATTCAAGAACCAAAAAAGCGGAAGCAACGTATTTATATGGAGAGGTTCCGAGAAGACGGCCACCAGAAGCTCTGGAATGATTACTTTAGCGAGACTCCAACTTACAATCCCGAGTTATTCCGCCGACGGTTCCGAATGAACAAATCTTTGTTCCTGCGTATTGTACAACGTCTCGAAACCAACATACCGTATTTTCAGCAAGGAACCGATTGTACCGGACGGTCTAGTCTAACACCCCTACAAAAATGTACCGCAGCAATCCGACAGTTAGCATATGGCGGTGCAGCTGATTCACTTGATGAGTATGTCCGACTTGCTGAAACGACAGCTCGGAAATCTTTGCACAAATTTACCGCCGGAATAATCAGCTTGTTTGGTGATGAATACCTACGCCAACCGACACAAGAGGATCTGCAAAGACTTCTCTATATTGGAGACCAACGTGGGTTTCCGGGGATGATTGGcagcatcgactgtatgcattgggagtggaagaattgcctCACTGCTTGGAAAGGAATGTATTCCCGAGGAACCGAAAAACCAACAATTGTTTTGGAGGCGGTAGCTTCAA AAGTGAACTTCTATGTTAATGGTAATCAATATCATTTGGCATATTATCTCACTGATGGTATTTATCCTAAATGGGCGACTTTTATTCAATCTATCCGACTTCCACAAAGTGAGAAATATTCTTTATTTGCTAAAACCCAAGAAGCTGTTcgaaaagatgtcgagcgtGCCTTCGGAGTTCTGCAAGCTAGATTTGCCGTAGTGAAAAATCCATCCAAGTTATGGGATAAAGACAAAATAGCAAATATTATGAAGGCATGcatcatactccataatatgattgtcgagGATGAACGATCATCATACACTCAGTATAACGTGAGAGAATTTCAAGAAAGCGAGGAAGATGATACATTCACCGTTACTCCGAATTCAAATCTCGGCACTGCAATGGATCGTCGATCGAGCGTCCGTAACAGACAAGCCCATGAACAATTAAAATTCGATTTAATCGAACATATTTGGGCTAAATTTCGACATATTCCAAATAACCAATGA